The proteins below are encoded in one region of Phaseolus vulgaris cultivar G19833 chromosome 1, P. vulgaris v2.0, whole genome shotgun sequence:
- the LOC137813447 gene encoding auxin efflux carrier component 6 isoform X1, which produces MITGEDLYKVMCAMVPLYFAMLVAYGSVKWCKMFTPEQCSGINRFVAVFAVPVLSFHFISMNNPYQMNTRFIIADTLSKLLVLLFLSLWAILFAKGSLEWLITLFSLATLPNTLVMGIPLLQVMYGDFTQSLMVQLVVLQCIIWYTLLLFLFEYRAATLLIQRQFPGQAAASITRFEVDGDVISLDGHDMPLRTESETDDLGRIRVRIRRSVSSVPESSSSIGNAAVLTPRPSNLSNADIFSINTPLHLHDGDHPAGASPYLSGYASSDAYSLQPTPRASNFNEMEAGTPVWGRSPVAAGRLCLQSSPVARVVWESPGKYGRGEETQGCKDITLSDKEMSFRDSTKVPMPGDAADQKMPHAFVMMRLILVVVGRKLSRNPNTYSSVLGLLWSLISFKWNMEMPSLIKSSVKIVSDAGLGMAMFSLGLFMALQPRIIACGTKRAVMGMVIRFLCGPLVMSASSIAIGLRHDILHTAIVQAALPQGIVPFVFAREYGLHPDILSTGVIFGMLVSLPITLLYYIFLGL; this is translated from the exons ATGATCACGGGAGAGGATTTGTACAAGGTGATGTGCGCCATGGTGCCGCTGTACTTCGCAATGCTGGTGGCGTACGGTTCGGTGAAATGGTGCAAGATGTTCACCCCGGAGCAGTGTTCCGGCATAAACCGGTTCGTGGCGGTTTTCGCCGTTCCGGTCCTCTCCTTCCACTTCATTTCGATGAACAACCCGTACCAGATGAACACGAGGTTCATCATCGCGGACACACTCTCGAAGCTCCTGGTGCTTCTCTTCCTCTCGCTTTGGGCCATTTTGTTCGCAAAAGGCTCCCTGGAGTGGCTCATCACTCTCTTCTCCCTCGCCACCCTTCCCAACACCCTCGTCATGGGCATTCCCCTCCTCCAAGTCATGTACGGCGACTTCACTCAGTCCCTCATGGTGCAACTCGTCGTCCTCCAATGCATCATATG GTATACTCTACTTCTGTTTTTGTTCGAGTACAGAGCTGCGACGCTTTTGATCCAGAGGCAGTTTCCGGGACAAGCGGCGGCGTCTATCACGAGATTCGAGGTGGACGGCGACGTTATATCGCTGGACGGCCACGACATGCCGCTGCGGACGGAGTCAGAGACCGATGACCTCGGGCGGATCCGGGTGCGGATCCGGCGATCCGTTTCGTCGGTGCCGGAGTCCAGCTCCTCCATCGGCAACGCCGCCGTCCTCACTCCGCGACCCTCCAACCTCTCCAACGCCGACATTTTCTCCATCAACACGCCCCTGCACCTGCACGACGGCGATCACCCCGCCGGCGCCAGCCCCTACCTCTCTGGCTACGCCTCCTCGGACGCGTACTCGCTGCAGCCCACGCCGCGGGCCTCCAACTTCAACGAGATGGAGGCCGGCACCCCCGTCTGGGGGCGTTCGCCGGTCGCCGCAGGAAGACTGTGCCTCCAGTCATCCCCGGTGGCCAGGGTTGTGTGGGAGTCGCCGGGGAAATACGGTAGAGGAGAAGAGACACAAGGTTGCAAGGATATCACTCTCTCAG ATAAAGAGATGAGCTTCAGAGACAGCACCAAAGTCCCAATGCCGGGGGATGCTGCAGACCAGAAAATGCCACATGCCTTTGTCATGATGAGGCTTATACTGGTTGTAGTGGGAAGAAAACTTTCCCGAAATCCTAATACATATTCTAGTGTATTAGGACTTCTTTGGTCTTTAATCTCTTTCAA ATGGAATATGGAAATGCCAAGTCTCATCAAATCATCAGTCAAAATCGTCTCAGATGCCGGCCTTGGGATGGCTATGTTTAGCTTAG GGCTTTTCATGGCCCTTCAGCCCCGTATCATAGCCTGTGGTACTAAAAGGGCAGTTATGGGCATGGTCATTCGCTTCCTGTGTGGGCCTCTTGTGATGTCTGCATCTTCCATTGCCATTGGACTAAGACATGACATACTTCACACTGCCATTGTACAG GCTGCTCTTCCACAGGGGATAGTGCCATTTGTATTTGCCAGAGAATATGGACTGCATCCTGATATTTTGAGCACAGG GGTTATCTTTGGCATGCTGGTTTCCTTACCAATAACTCTCTTATATTACATATTTCTTGGCTTATGA
- the LOC137813447 gene encoding auxin efflux carrier component 6 isoform X2 produces MITGEDLYKVMCAMVPLYFAMLVAYGSVKWCKMFTPEQCSGINRFVAVFAVPVLSFHFISMNNPYQMNTRFIIADTLSKLLVLLFLSLWAILFAKGSLEWLITLFSLATLPNTLVMGIPLLQVMYGDFTQSLMVQLVVLQCIIWYTLLLFLFEYRAATLLIQRQFPGQAAASITRFEVDGDVISLDGHDMPLRTESETDDLGRIRVRIRRSVSSVPESSSSIGNAAVLTPRPSNLSNADIFSINTPLHLHDGDHPAGASPYLSGYASSDAYSLQPTPRASNFNEMEAGTPVWGRSPVAAGRLCLQSSPVARVVWESPGKYGRGEETQGCKDITLSDKEMSFRDSTKVPMPGDAADQKMPHAFVMMRLILVVVGRKLSRNPNTYSSVLGLLWSLISFKWNMEMPSLIKSSVKIVSDAGLGMAMFSLGCSSTGDSAICICQRIWTAS; encoded by the exons ATGATCACGGGAGAGGATTTGTACAAGGTGATGTGCGCCATGGTGCCGCTGTACTTCGCAATGCTGGTGGCGTACGGTTCGGTGAAATGGTGCAAGATGTTCACCCCGGAGCAGTGTTCCGGCATAAACCGGTTCGTGGCGGTTTTCGCCGTTCCGGTCCTCTCCTTCCACTTCATTTCGATGAACAACCCGTACCAGATGAACACGAGGTTCATCATCGCGGACACACTCTCGAAGCTCCTGGTGCTTCTCTTCCTCTCGCTTTGGGCCATTTTGTTCGCAAAAGGCTCCCTGGAGTGGCTCATCACTCTCTTCTCCCTCGCCACCCTTCCCAACACCCTCGTCATGGGCATTCCCCTCCTCCAAGTCATGTACGGCGACTTCACTCAGTCCCTCATGGTGCAACTCGTCGTCCTCCAATGCATCATATG GTATACTCTACTTCTGTTTTTGTTCGAGTACAGAGCTGCGACGCTTTTGATCCAGAGGCAGTTTCCGGGACAAGCGGCGGCGTCTATCACGAGATTCGAGGTGGACGGCGACGTTATATCGCTGGACGGCCACGACATGCCGCTGCGGACGGAGTCAGAGACCGATGACCTCGGGCGGATCCGGGTGCGGATCCGGCGATCCGTTTCGTCGGTGCCGGAGTCCAGCTCCTCCATCGGCAACGCCGCCGTCCTCACTCCGCGACCCTCCAACCTCTCCAACGCCGACATTTTCTCCATCAACACGCCCCTGCACCTGCACGACGGCGATCACCCCGCCGGCGCCAGCCCCTACCTCTCTGGCTACGCCTCCTCGGACGCGTACTCGCTGCAGCCCACGCCGCGGGCCTCCAACTTCAACGAGATGGAGGCCGGCACCCCCGTCTGGGGGCGTTCGCCGGTCGCCGCAGGAAGACTGTGCCTCCAGTCATCCCCGGTGGCCAGGGTTGTGTGGGAGTCGCCGGGGAAATACGGTAGAGGAGAAGAGACACAAGGTTGCAAGGATATCACTCTCTCAG ATAAAGAGATGAGCTTCAGAGACAGCACCAAAGTCCCAATGCCGGGGGATGCTGCAGACCAGAAAATGCCACATGCCTTTGTCATGATGAGGCTTATACTGGTTGTAGTGGGAAGAAAACTTTCCCGAAATCCTAATACATATTCTAGTGTATTAGGACTTCTTTGGTCTTTAATCTCTTTCAA ATGGAATATGGAAATGCCAAGTCTCATCAAATCATCAGTCAAAATCGTCTCAGATGCCGGCCTTGGGATGGCTATGTTTAGCTTAG GCTGCTCTTCCACAGGGGATAGTGCCATTTGTATTTGCCAGAGAATATGGACTGCATCCTGA
- the LOC137813450 gene encoding alcohol dehydrogenase 1-like, whose translation MSATVGQIIKCRAAIAWEAGKPLVIEEVEVAPPKAGEVRLKILYTSLCHTDVYFWEAKGQTPLFPRIFGHEASGIVESIGEGVTHLQPGDHALPVFTGECGECVHCKSEESNMCELLRINTDRGVMINDGQSRFSKNGKPIYHFLGTSTFSEYTVVHAGCVAKINPAAPLDKSCVLSCGICTGFGATVNVAKPKPGSSIAIFGLGAVGLAAAEGARVSGASRIIGIDLVSSRFEEAKKFGVNEFVNPKDHDKPIQQVIAEMTNGGVDRAVECTGSIQAMVSAFECVHDGWGLAVLVGVPNKDDAFKTAPINFLNERTLKGTFYGNYKPRTDLPAVVEKYMSGELEVDKFITHSVPFSEINKAFEYMLKGQSIRCIIRMQE comes from the exons ATGTCTGCGACCGTTGGCCAGATAATCAAGTGCAGAG CTGCGATTGCATGGGAGGCAGGGAAGCCTCTGGTGATTGAAGAAGTAGAGGTGGCGCCACCCAAAGCCGGGGAGGTCCGTTTGAAGATCCTCTACACCTCCCTTTGCCACACCGATGTTTACTTTTGGGAAGCCAAG GGCCAGACTCCATTGTTTCCTCGTATTTTTGGCCATGAAGCTTCAGG TATTGTGGAGAGCATTGGGGAAGGTGTTACTCATTTGCAACCAGGAGACCATGCCCTGCCTGTGTTCACAGGAGAGTGTGGGGAATGCGTACATTGTAAGTCAGAAGAGAGCAACATGTGTGAGCTCCTCAGGATCAACACCGATAGGGGTGTCATGATCAATGATGGTCAATCAAGGTTCTCTAAGAATGGAAAACCCATATACCATTTCTTGGGAACCTCCACATTCAGTGAATACACAGTTGTCCACGCCGGATGTGTTGCAAAGATCAACCCAGCTGCTCCACTTGACAAATCCTGTGTTCTCAGTTGTGGAATTTGCACAG GATTTGGTGCTACTGTTAATGTTGCAAAACCAAAACCTGGTTCCTCTATTGCCATTTTCGGACTTGGAGCTGTTGGCCTTGCC GCTGCAGAAGGGGCAAGGGTTTCAGGTGCTTCACGAATCATTGGAATTGATTTAGTTTCATCCAGATTTGAAGAAG CTAAGAAGTTTGGGGTTAACGAGTTTGTGAATCCAAAGGATCACGATAAACCTATTCAACAG GTAATTGCTGAAATGACCAATGGAGGTGTGGATCGGGCTGTCGAATGTACTGGCAGCATCCAGGCTATGGTTTCAGCATTTGAATGTGTCCACGAT GGTTGGGGTCTTGCTGTACTTGTTGGTGTGCCTAATAAAGATGATGCATTCAAAACTGCTCCTATTAATTTCCTGAATGAGAGGACTCTTAAAGGAACCTTTTATGGTAACTACAAACCACGCACTGATCTTCCTGCTGTTGTGGAAAAGTACATGAGCGGG GAGCTAGAAGTAGACAAATTCATCACTCACTCAGTTCCCTTCTCAGAGATCAACAAAGCCTTTGAATACATGCTGAAAGGACAGTCCATTAGGTGCATTATTCGCATGCAAGAGTAA
- the LOC137813449 gene encoding stearoyl-[acyl-carrier-protein] 9-desaturase 6, chloroplastic, which produces MQIRPCHSITTQTVVPPLYRNSCHRHLLPPSSAAVSTAALKTRRTHSMPAEKMEVFKSLEGWASECVLPLLKPVEQCWQPQNLVPDSTLPFEEFSEEVKALRERTKELPDEYFVVLVGDMVTEDALPTYQTMINNLDGVRDECGTSPSPWAVWTRAWTAEENRHGDLLRTYLYLSGRVDMAKVEKTVHYLIGAGMDPGTENNPYLGFVYTSFQERATFVAHGNTARLAKEGGDPVLARICGTIAADEKRHENAYSRIVEKLLEVDPSGAMVAIGNMMEKKITMPAHLMYDGEDPKLFEHYSAVAQRMGVYTANDYADILEFLVGRWRLEKLEGLTGEGKRAQDYVCGLAPRIRRLQERADERARKMKPQSINFSWIFNRELLL; this is translated from the exons ATGCAGATACGGCCATGCCACTCCATCACCACTCAAACCGTTGTTCCACCGCTTTATAGGAATTCATGCCACCGCCACCTCTTGCCACCATCCAGTGCCGCCGTCTCCACGGCGGCGCTGAAGACTCGGAGGACCCACTCAATGCCTGCGGAGAAAATGGAGGTTTTCAAGTCGTTGGAGGGGTGGGCCTCGGAATGCGTGCTACCACTGTTGAAGCCCGTGGAGCAATGCTGGCAGCCCCAGAACCTGGTTCCTGACTCAACACTGCCGTTCGAAGAGTTCAGTGAGGAGGTGAAGGCCCTTCGCGAACGCACCAAGGAGCTACCTGACGAGTACTTCGTGGTGTTGGTGGGTGACATGGTCACCGAAGACGCGCTTCCCACCTACCAGACTATGATCAACAACCTCGACGGGGTGAGAGACGAGTGCGGAACCAGCCCAAGCCCGTGGGCTGTGTGGACCCGGGCCTGGACGGCAGAAGAAAACAGACACGGAGATTTGCTCAGAACTTACTTGTACCTCTCTGGTCGCGTTGACATGGCTAAGGTTGAGAAAACTGTCCATTACCTCATCGGAGCTGGCATG GACCCTGGAACAGAGAACAACCCTTATTTGGGGTTTGTGTACACTTCATTCCAAGAGCGAGCAACTTTCGTGGCGCACGGGAACACTGCACGGCTTGCGAAGGAAGGGGGCGATCCAGTGCTGGCACGCATATGCGGGACTATCGCTGCGGATGAGAAACGGCACGAGAATGCATACTCGAGGATTGTGGAGAAGCTTCTAGAAGTGGACCCCAGTGGGGCAATGGTTGCTATAGGAAACATGATGGAGAAGAAGATTACAATGCCGGCACATCTTATGTACGACGGGGAAGACCCTAAGCTGTTCGAGCATTACTCTGCAGTGGCCCAGCGAATGGGCGTGTACACGGCCAATGATTATGCAGATATCTTGGAGTTTCTAGTTGGACGGTGGAGATTGGAGAAGCTGGAAGGTTTGACGGGTGAGGGAAAGCGGGCGCAAGATTACGTGTGTGGGTTAGCGCCTAGGATTAGGAGGTTGCAAGAACGCGCCGATGAGCGAGCGCGTAAGATGAAGCCGCAGAGTATCAACTTCAGCTGGATCTTCAATAGAGAACTGCTTTTGTGA